One region of Glycine max cultivar Williams 82 chromosome 9, Glycine_max_v4.0, whole genome shotgun sequence genomic DNA includes:
- the LOC100795428 gene encoding uncharacterized protein LOC100795428 — protein MLLSSISSTKKFFQKTVKNFKSFFSPGNYQRLPKASPHSKFSYSVAAASSSAMDMTSNTSYQDMEKLYTDFSDQCESENEKAIRRRMKKKAASSALLPSKQESEVYSGSYISLSNARHAQKKNKVEKKEEGGGGGGNNKRSITIQKGRQKESSSSFMSMCMKEHRYCMVEQKLRELEMLDMNNVEYVLDIEEVLHYYSRLTCPAYLEIVDKFFLEMYSELFGSSSMWHASPRSVNSRLKIRYQ, from the coding sequence ATGTTGCTAAGTTCCATTTCCAGCACCAAGAAGTTCTTCCAAAAGACTGTAAAGAACTTCAAGTCTTTCTTCTCCCCAGGTAATTACCAAAGGCTTCCCAAAGCTTCTCCACACAGTAAATTCTCTTATTCTGTGGCTGCTGCATCATCAAGCGCCATGGACATGACCAGCAACACAAGCTATCAAGACATGGAGAAGTTGTACACCGATTTCTCTGACCAATGTGAGTCAGAAAATGAGAAAGCAATTAggagaagaatgaagaagaaagctgcttcttctgcattattGCCATCGAAGCAAGAAAGTGAGGTCTATAGTGGAAGCTACATTAGCTTGTCCAATGCAAGGCATGCTCAGAAGAAGAACAAGgttgaaaaaaaagaggaaggtggtggtggtggtggcaacAACAAGAGGAGCATAACTATTCAAAAGGGAAGGCAGAAagagtcatcatcatcattcatgTCTATGTGTATGAAAGAACACAGATACTGCATGGTGGAACAGAAGCTGAGGGAGTTGGAGATGTTGGACATGAACAATGTGGAATATGTATTGGACATTGAAGAGGTTCTTCATTACTATTCTAGACTCACTTGCCCTGCATATCTTGAAATTGTGGATAAGTTCTTCTTGGAAATGTACTCAGAGTTGTTTGGTTCATCATCTATGTGGCATGCTTCACCTCGCAGTGTTAACTCTAGGCTCAAGATCAGATATCAGTGA